Genomic segment of Candidatus Zixiibacteriota bacterium:
TATGTCAGTCTGATATTGACCGTCCCACCGAGAATCGCTTCAACTTTCTCAACTACCGCCACGCTTAACTCGAACTCTGAGGCAGCGATGTTTTCTTTCAATTGGTTTTCATCGGTGGCGCCCGTCAAAACTGCACTGATCTCCGGCAATCGCAGCGCCCAAGCGAGCGCCAGTTGGCTCACTTTCACATTGTACGAATCCGCCAGCGCTGTAAGCTTGCGGACTTTGGCGATGTTCTCATCGGTGAGGTCCTTCTTGAGCCATTCCGTACTGGCCCCGCGTGTTCCGGCAGGGGTGCCATCATTGTACTTTCCGGTCAGCAACCCCTGGGCCAGGGGAGACCAGACGGTCAACCCCAGACCGTACTTGCCGCATACGGGAATGATCTCCATCTCAATATGCCGGTCCAGCATGTTGTAGCGCGGCTGCTCGACAATCGGCCGATAGGCATTGAAGCGGTCCGCATCGCCGATCGCCCGCTCGATCTGAGCCTCGGTCCAGACCGAGGTGCCCCAATACAGGATCTTGCCGCTTCGAATCAGGTCGTCCATCGCCCGTACGGTTTCTTCAACTTCGGTATCCGGGTCGAAACGAT
This window contains:
- a CDS encoding aldo/keto reductase family protein, translated to MNYRRVGRSGLKISEIALGGWLTFGGSVDGARTERIVKAAIDQGVNFIDLSDIYARGEAEKVVGQAIRDCKRSDLVISTKLFWPMSDNVNDRGLSRKHIMESIDNSLRRIGVEYIDIYFCHRFDPDTEVEETVRAMDDLIRSGKILYWGTSVWTEAQIERAIGDADRFNAYRPIVEQPRYNMLDRHIEMEIIPVCGKYGLGLTVWSPLAQGLLTGKYNDGTPAGTRGASTEWLKKDLTDENIAKVRKLTALADSYNVKVSQLALAWALRLPEISAVLTGATDENQLKENIAASEFELSVAVVEKVEAILGGTVNIRLT